The stretch of DNA tttatataaataattattggtgaacgtaaacttttttgatatgaattaggcgcattttcagctttagcattaatttttttatttgtgtaaaaaacaaaaatgttttgatatgctataattattgtaaaatatacctatcttgaaatggatagaaaaaaaacacaaaacttattcattttgaaaaaataaacgtgtcgtaatttaatagaactaggtgtacgTAAACTTTAGTAATACAGCAACGTTGAAACGAATACGACACAAAACGAAACAAGGAATACATAGCTAACCGTTAGGCTTGCGGACGCCCGCTGTTATTACTATATAGGACTACACATCATACGATCAACTCTCTTCTCCTGCTGGCAGCCACCGTGGGCGCATcgtacaataaccaccacaactGGTGACCACGACGTGATCGATAGTTATACCGCGATtcgttaatataattttaaaattcgctAACTATTTCGGCTACAGTGCACCTcgtttattaattaaaactacGCCAACACTTTTCGACTACAGTGCACTTTGTGTATTGGTTTTTGTGCTCATCTGCGCACGTGGCTGCCCACCCTTACGAACTATTGGAGGATAACTGGAGTTTTCCCGCAGTGCTGATCAGTGCAGCTTTGAGAGCAGCACATACAACTTTtcaaatgataattttttttcgctaaATCGCTATGCCAGATAGCGCAAACGTGCAAGTGGCAGACAGTGTAACGCCACTCCAACGTGTTTTTATACGATGTCCGCTCTTCAATTCCGAACGACCAGCCTTGTGGTTCGCCCAACTCGAGGGACAATTTCATCTCGCCGGAATTTTCGATGAAATTATGCAATACCACTACACTTCCTCACACCTTGATGCCAAGGCCGCCGCAGGAATGGAAGACCTTCTTTTGAATGTTCCCACAAAAACGCCCTACACTCGCCTAAAAGGGACACTGATCGAACGCCTTACGCTCTCCCGAAAACCAGGACTACAACAGCTTCTCGATCGAGAGACCTTGGGTGATAGAAAACCGTCGCAATTTCAACGTCATCTTAGAAGCCTCGACAACACCGTTCCGGACAGCATTTTTCGTACTAAGTGGCTTAGCAAACTTCCGATGTCAACGCAATCTATACTTCCATCCCAAGCGGATATGAATCTCGATAAACTCGCTTCTCTGGCAGACAAAATACACGACATCGCACTACCAGCAGAAATTAATTCGCtccaaaaagcaacaacaacatcagcaataGAATCACGCATTTCCCGTCTCGAAGCTTCGATTAACGAGCTAGCTTCCAGTTTTAAGCGGCAGAGCATATCTCGTTCCCGTTCTCGTCAGCGCTTTCGTTCACGCACATCTTCTCCAGCACTGAACAACGACACGTGCTGGTATCATCAAAATTTCGGCAATAAAGCGAAACGTTGCCGATCGCCTTGCTCGTATCAGGGAAACCTACCGTCGGACCGTTAGTGGCGGTTAACGGCTCCTCACTCGAATCAAACCGCCTTTTCATAACAGACCGCGCCACCAAAATCCAATTCCTGGTGGATACTGGCGCTGACCTCTGTACTTTTCCTAAATCACTCGCACCTTGGCCGTCCGAACGAATCAACTATAATCTCACAGCAGCAAATGGGTCCACGATTAACACCTACGGTTGCATAACTCTAACACTAAACCTTGGCCTCAGACGGAATTTTACATGGCGCTTCGTGGTGGCGGACATAACGAAACCTATTATTGGCGCAGATTTTTTAGCTCATTTCGGCATCTTACCCGACCTCAAGAATAGCTGCCTTATCGACTCGATAACTGGACTAAAAGCCGCATGTAAGTTATCTCCATCAAAAATCATTTCGGAAATTAAAGTACTGCCCGTCGATCCTATATGGGCAGATACACTAAAGGAGTTCCCTAACCTGACAAAGCCTGAAGGAATCTGTCAGACAACAAAACATACGACGCAGCATCACATATCTACTACACCAGGCCCTCCAGTTTCCTGTAAAGCTCGAAGACTTGTTCCCGACAAACTTAAAATTGCAAAGACAGAGTTCGAGAAAATGCTACAACTAGGAATCGCTCAGAGTTCAAAGAGCTCCTGGTCACCTGCTCCACCTGGTTCCAAAGAAGTCTGGTGAATGGCGACCTTGTGGGGATTATCGATGACTTAACGCCCGTACATTGCCAGACCGATAACCTGTTCGTGTTTTCGAAGACTTTACTGCCAATCTAACCGGCAAAAACAGTATTTTCAACAATTGATATGGTACGCGCTTTTAATCAAATACTTGTTTCCAAAGAAGATGTCGACAAAACCGCAATTATAACACCGTTTGGTCTTTTCGAATTTCTGTTCATGACGTTCGGACTTCGGAATGCCGCACAAACATTTCAACGATTTATCGACGAGGTAACACGGGGATTAGACGACTTCTTATTCCCGTACATAGACGACATCCTAATCGCTTCCAAGGATGTTACGCAACACCGCAGCCATTTTCGCTTACTTTTTGAACGACTCACTAAGTATGGTGTCGTTTATAACACCGCTAAGTGCCGTTTTGGTCAGTCTGAAGTGGATTTTTTGGGACACCGCATTTCAGCCAAAGGAATCTTACCTCCTTCTGGTAAAGTAGACGCGATAGTTAACTTTCCACGACCAAAAACGATCCGAAAACTGCGTGAGTTCTGCATGATAAATTTTTATCGTAAATTCCTAAAAAACGCTGCTGAAGATTACGAACACCCCTGCACGAGTACATCAATGAGCTTCAATAAAAGGTTCATCCGGTCCCCGGACACTGAAGGGGGATGCAGCGGTTGTTCAATGCAAAGAAGAGTTATTGCAAAGTAACAATATTAGCATACTCCTGATACAACGCTCCCTTGGGCAATATTTACTGATGCTTCAGAATATGCTATCGGCGCCGTCCTTCAACATCGTAGACCCATTTGTTGCCAGTTGATTCGTCCGGACGGCCACCGTGCGAGACGGGAAAAAGTACAGAGATCAGCGCCAGTATCCACCAG from Bactrocera neohumeralis isolate Rockhampton unplaced genomic scaffold, APGP_CSIRO_Bneo_wtdbg2-racon-allhic-juicebox.fasta_v2 ctg3598, whole genome shotgun sequence encodes:
- the LOC126767018 gene encoding uncharacterized protein LOC126767018 — encoded protein: MPDSANVQVADSVTPLQRVFIRCPLFNSERPALWFAQLEGQFHLAGIFDEIMQYHYTSSHLDAKAAAGMEDLLLNVPTKTPYTRLKGTLIERLTLSRKPGLQQLLDRETLGDRKPSQFQRHLRSLDNTVPDSIFRTKWLSKLPMSTQSILPSQADMNLDKLASLADKIHDIALPAEINSLQKATTTSAIESRISRLEASINELASSFKRQSISRSRSRQRFRSRTSSPALNNDTCWYHQNFGNKAKRCRSPCSYQGNLPSDHRATKIQFLVDTGADLCTFPKSLAPWPSERINYNLTAANGSTINTYGCITLTLNLGLRRNFTWRFVVADITKPIIGADFLAHFGILPDLKNSCLIDSITGLKAA